Proteins found in one Magnolia sinica isolate HGM2019 chromosome 5, MsV1, whole genome shotgun sequence genomic segment:
- the LOC131246222 gene encoding E3 ubiquitin-protein ligase AIRP2-like isoform X1 encodes MLQNQLSRSSYRESLKVLEADIQHANTLAAAIPRAFGGVCVQMRLSYSPFAPIFLFLIQWMDCSCTYELPSYFGFLHILVYKVYVDGNTTISSYERKASLREFYSVIYPTLQQLEGDLSEPEHAKQKSRSMDMFSRKRMEERRKLSDKESEREDECGICMEACTKIVLPSCNHEMCINCYRDWKTRSQSCPFCRGSLKRVDSRDLWVLTCNNDVVDTMTVAKENLRRFYLYLDKLPLIIPDTLFLVYSDYII; translated from the exons aTGTTGCAGAACCAGCTGTCTAGATCATCCTACAGGGAATCCCTGAAAGTTCTTGAAGCTGACATACAACATGCCAATACCTT GGCAGCTGCTATTCCAAGAGCTTTTGGTGGGGTATGTGTTCAGATGAGATTATCTTACAGCCCTTTCGCACCCATATTCCTCTTCctaatccaatggatggattgtAGCTGTACATATGAACTTCCTAGTTATTTCGGCTTTCTCCACATACTTGTCTACAAG GTTTATGTTGACGGGAACACGACTATTTCTTCCTACGAGAGGAAAGCCAGCCTTAGAGAATTCTATT CTGTTATATATCCTACTCTTCAACAACTCGAAGGTGATTTATCGGAGCCAGAGCATGCTAAGCAGAAAAGTCGAAGTATGGATATGTTTAGCAGGAAGAGGATGGAAGAGAGGAGAAAGCTCTCTGACAAGGAATCAGAGAGAGAAGATGAGTGTGGGATTTGTATGGAAGCATGCACCAAGATTGTCTTGCCTAGCTGCAACCACGAAATGTGCATAAACTGTTATCGTGACTG GAAAACAAGATCGCAATCCTGCCCCTTTTGCAGGGGTAGCCTAAAGAGAGTTGATTCTAGAGACCTCTGGGTTCTCACATGCAACAATGATGTGGTTGACACGATGACGGTGGCCAAGGAAAATCTGAGGCGCTTTTATCTCTACTTGGACAAGCTGCCGCTCATAATTCCAGACACCCTTTTCCTAGTTTATTCTGATTACATAATCTGA
- the LOC131246222 gene encoding E3 ubiquitin-protein ligase AIRP2-like isoform X2 translates to MRLSYSPFAPIFLFLIQWMDCSCTYELPSYFGFLHILVYKVYVDGNTTISSYERKASLREFYSVIYPTLQQLEGDLSEPEHAKQKSRSMDMFSRKRMEERRKLSDKESEREDECGICMEACTKIVLPSCNHEMCINCYRDWKTRSQSCPFCRGSLKRVDSRDLWVLTCNNDVVDTMTVAKENLRRFYLYLDKLPLIIPDTLFLVYSDYII, encoded by the exons ATGAGATTATCTTACAGCCCTTTCGCACCCATATTCCTCTTCctaatccaatggatggattgtAGCTGTACATATGAACTTCCTAGTTATTTCGGCTTTCTCCACATACTTGTCTACAAG GTTTATGTTGACGGGAACACGACTATTTCTTCCTACGAGAGGAAAGCCAGCCTTAGAGAATTCTATT CTGTTATATATCCTACTCTTCAACAACTCGAAGGTGATTTATCGGAGCCAGAGCATGCTAAGCAGAAAAGTCGAAGTATGGATATGTTTAGCAGGAAGAGGATGGAAGAGAGGAGAAAGCTCTCTGACAAGGAATCAGAGAGAGAAGATGAGTGTGGGATTTGTATGGAAGCATGCACCAAGATTGTCTTGCCTAGCTGCAACCACGAAATGTGCATAAACTGTTATCGTGACTG GAAAACAAGATCGCAATCCTGCCCCTTTTGCAGGGGTAGCCTAAAGAGAGTTGATTCTAGAGACCTCTGGGTTCTCACATGCAACAATGATGTGGTTGACACGATGACGGTGGCCAAGGAAAATCTGAGGCGCTTTTATCTCTACTTGGACAAGCTGCCGCTCATAATTCCAGACACCCTTTTCCTAGTTTATTCTGATTACATAATCTGA